The following proteins are co-located in the Silene latifolia isolate original U9 population chromosome 1, ASM4854445v1, whole genome shotgun sequence genome:
- the LOC141586322 gene encoding nuclear transcription factor Y subunit B-5-like: MVDNITFSNTQRTTLNQYNNNSIPQPFSSNQHHENINYNNNHNFYNQSILNNEDHEEQGIGLIKEQDRLLPIANVGRIMKQILPPNAKISKEAKETMQECVSEFISFVTGEASDKCHKEKRKTVNGDDICWALASLGFDDYSEPLKRYLHRHREFEGERLATQSSKERDLDHGN; this comes from the coding sequence ATGGTTGACAACATAACTTTCTCAAATACACAAAGAACAACACTTAACCAATACAACAATAATAGTATTCCTCAACCTTTCTCTTCTAATCAACACCATGAAAACATTAACTACAATAATaatcacaacttttacaatcaATCGATTCTTAATAATGAAGATCATGAAGAACAAGGAATTGGGTTGATAAAAGAGCAAGATAGGCTACTTCCTATAGCCAACGTTGGTAGAATAATGAAGCAAATACTGCCACCCAATGCTAAAATATCGAAAGAAGCGAAAGAGACGATGCAAGAATGTGTATCGGAGTTTATTAGCTTTGTAACGGGTGAAGCGTCCGATAAGTGTCATAAGGAGAAACGTAAGACTGTTAATGGTGATGATATTTGTTGGGCTTTGGCCTCTTTAGGgtttgatgattattctgaaCCCTTGAAGAGGTATCTTCACCGACACCGCGAATTTGAAGGGGAAAGACTTGCTACACAATCAAGCAAGGAGAGGGATCTTGACCATGGTAATTAA